AAGGGGCTGGCGATCCGGTGGGCCCAGGCGGGGCTGAGGGTGCTGATCGGATCCAGGTCGGCCGACCGGGCCGCCGACGTGGCCGAGGAGATCGCCACGACCAGTGGCGGTTCGGTGCTGGGAAGGAGCAACGTCGACTGTGCGGCCGAGGCCGACGTGGTGCTGGCCGCGCTGCCCTGGGAGGCGCACGCCGACACGCTGCGCGAGCTGCGTTCGGAGCTGGCGGGCAAGATCGTGGTCGACTGCGTCAACCCGCTCGGCTTCGACGCCAAGGGGCCCTACGCGCTCCCGGTCGAGGAGGGCAGCGCCGCCCAGCAGGCCGAAGCGCTGCTGCCGGACTCCAGGGTCACCGCGGCGTTCCACCACGTCTCGGC
The nucleotide sequence above comes from Actinopolyspora erythraea. Encoded proteins:
- the npdG gene encoding NADPH-dependent F420 reductase; translated protein: MVDVRELTVGVLGGTGAQGKGLAIRWAQAGLRVLIGSRSADRAADVAEEIATTSGGSVLGRSNVDCAAEADVVLAALPWEAHADTLRELRSELAGKIVVDCVNPLGFDAKGPYALPVEEGSAAQQAEALLPDSRVTAAFHHVSAVTLADTDVSHVDLDVLVLGDDREATDLVRSLADVIPGVRGIYGGRLRNAHQVEALTANVIAINRRYKAHAGIRVTDV